Part of the Vigna angularis cultivar LongXiaoDou No.4 chromosome 1, ASM1680809v1, whole genome shotgun sequence genome, CGATGCAGAAAGGCTGGCggactgaaaaaaaaaacaaaaatgggctctactgcctcggttaggGTCCCAACCGAGGTAATAGAGGGGgacatactacctcggttcaggAGGAATcgaggcataaagtcctacgaaaaaaaataaaaaaaccaaaacatgTATTACCTCGATTAGGGCTGAACCTAGGCCAAATCCTCTCCTTTTATGCCTCGATTTCCACCCGAGGCAAAAAGTATGCTTGGATATGCCTCAGGTCGGGAACCGCTACCTATAGCCAAAAGTAACTGCTGTCGTTTCTCCTGACTGCACTAGTGGAGAGACTAGGACCCTCACCATGAAATACTCGCATAGCCagattatctttttaaatatatgggGTGTAGTTAGAATACAATGCAAAAAAtagtcatatttaatttttcattaaaaaactGAAGAGGCCCAGTAGGGCAtctttaaaaattaagtttgcATTAATTTCATAGTTACCGTAGCATGAACTGTCCAATTAATTACAATGCCAAGGAcccaaaaatatcatttaaataaactggtaacatatatatatatatatatttaatttattgcaATATTATTCATGATTTAGGAGTTCAATTAGTCACTTGAACATTTTCTAAATaccttaaaaaaaaagaataagaatagTACATATAAGTATTTAAACAGATGTTTGAGGTGGGTGAATGTAACAATCAAATGAATGTTGTTGAGGGAAAACAAAGCAAAGAACAAGCTGCCCATATAAAATCCCAGGTTTAAGCTGATGTGTTCGCTGCACCATATAACTGGGCCCCATCATAGAAGATCAcgataaataaattgataatcTCCTCAAATGGAATTTCGTTCCACCCAAAGAAACACATATACTTATAAATTCTACATAAACATTGGTATCTATCAGTAACATCTCCTTGTCCTAGGCCTGcatcatgcatatatatatatatatatatatatatatatatggttatgTAAATTGTCATAAAGCCTTGGCATCCTCCATTATCGTAAGATGCCAACGAAACAGGTAAATGAGTTGTTGATGTTGTGTGAGTGGCTTTGTGGTGTGTGTGATATATGAGTTTGATATGTGATATGATTTATAGGTAAGTTTCTGCAATGACAAAAAGGTTGTAGTGAGGGTATACGTTGAGAAGCCTAGGAAGAAGAGATCATCTTCAATTCAACATCAGTATCAGATTCATGGCCCTATCAGTATGGGATGTGGAAGAAGAGCAGGGTTGCTTAGCTATTCTCATCTGCTACGTGAATCTGCAAGAGGAGCATTATCAGCACCTTCATTCTCCAAGTGGGTTACAAACACCAATCTTCAACCACCAACCCAGGTACACATTCATTCTGTATTATCATCTTCTTAAATTTATGAAGAGGGTGCAtaccattttcttttaattatctTTCGTACCATAGATTATTAGTTAATATCAGAGTTTTTCTATGATCCAACCTTGTCAAATTATTCATGTTTTCAGATTTATGGGACGGAACTAGtaacttcttttttatatctGTCATTAAAGATTAGTAGGGATTATGATGGACTCCAAACACTGTATAACTTACTTGATGttagaaatttagaaaaatgtgttcttatataattttcaacGAATTGAATTCCttctttaaacttttaattagcGTCTTTATGAGAGGTTTTTGAGACGCTTTAttgattgattaaaaaaattgaaagctACAAACCAATGagttattaattaatgaaaaataatagaaagCTACAAAATCAGTTTGAGACACACATTGTATATAAAGGTAAAATACATTTTTGCGATCAcggaaattttttaaaatattaagtatatttcttataaacattttgttttgttatttttatctaaaatttaaatatgttttttttaagtatttgttAGTAATGCCGATAAATGGGAAAAAATATATTGACCAAAGTCTGAATgcaataaattacttttaattgtaaaattttcttgttaaatttatcattagaataactttttatctattattattactaataacaGAACTtctagaaatatttaaattttggagaAATAGAAAtagtgcaattttttttaaagactCGTACTTAATATGTCTGAAATTTTAGGGAGAAGTTACACTCAAATAAAAGAACAGAAAAATGTGATTTTGAAAATGTATTGAAAATAAAGTGCCAGTTATGCTTGATTTTTTACCCATTTTTGTAAACGATGTTTCTGAAGTTATCATTACATTACAGGGCCGTTTCCTTGTCTTGCAGATAACCCCTTCCAACATGAAAAAGCCAACATGCTTTGGCAGCTGCACTTGGAAACTACTAATTCCGAGGTTCCTAAGGTCATGTTCAAAAGCCAAGAAAAAGGAGAACAAGAAGAAACATATGGGTGCAGATTTTTCAGgaaatggaatgagaatgatcTGCTGTTACAGGTCCTGATACTATGGAATGATGCAGTTTAATTCTCTGGTATGGAAAGGGAGAAGTTTCATTTGGAATGTGTTATCAACTAGATTAGCTTCAGGGTCAATTTTATCCTGGTGGTTCACATCTCTCAAGGTATAATGTCACCAATCTCGATTCAAATAAGAATTGATATCGTTTGATTGGATTAAACTTCTTATCTACCATCACACAATCACTGAAATGGTCCTCAGTTATTGCTGCTAATGCGTATGCGTCTTAAGGTTACTGTACATCACTGGTCTTATTTCATATTTGttctcttatatattttttcctagAACATTTTTGTTGTACACATGCAATTTCTTTTCAAGGATTGCAATTACTGATCTTTCGATTATGGTGTACAACGattttcaaatattcaatttaGATATATTCTCTTTTATCTTCACGTAGGCAGTGCCCCACTCTTTCCAGGCAACGTTCTAATAACATGGCTACTCTCAAATAGAATATCATTAATACTTCATTGAAAGACTTATaagttggaaaagaaggtgAAAACGAGTTCAACTCTCTTTTAACATTTGGTTTATAAGGTTAGCTTGATGAATTTAGAATGAAAGATGATTAACATTTGGATTATAAGATGAGTttagaatgaaagataaaaatgattttgaacaaaatattaacaactactatttattgataaaaaaacattaatactCCATTGActaaccttttttattttaatgccTCCGGggaaatgaatttaaaaaaaaaatagcgtAAATGCAAACAGTAACGATGAAATAATGTTATTTCTCAGATTTACTAATACattcctctctctttttttaaaaatatatgctaTAATAGAAAACTATCTCTTATGTAAACAATACCAATAACAGAAAATTGTTGACGACTGGCGACGAATGAAAGCAAAATGATATAACTAATCGACTTCTCCACGGATGCCTGTAAAAGTTTTTAAGGTGGAGAATATACATCGGGACATTCAGATCAATAAATAGGAAAAAGGACTTCTGAGACTCATTTAACTTCATTTGTTGTAAAggaaagaaataagagaaaaaaaggttaaaaataagtgaaaagaAAACTTATTTAGATAAAAGTTATGTTGCAACATAATTGATTAGGAGATAAAACTTATTTAGATAAAACTTATTTAGATAAAAGTTAACAAAAAGCCTCAAAGTTATTGGAAATATAAACCTCGTACTATAACCACTTGCTTTGATAGTCCCCTTTGTGGCGCTTGACCACTCTtcaagtaaataatttaaagagcAAAACCCTAACCTCGAAAAACCTCTCTCCTATATATAACTCTTGCACGTTTGTAGAGtaacaaaaccaaaacaaactaGTTTACAACAAAAGGAAATTCCTATAGTTTAACTTATTTTACAAGTGTAGTACAACGTAATTGGCTTGCAAAATTAGTCTCCCAGTCACGGGCTATTGAGATCTCTGCTGTCGAGTATACTCCCAGAGAGCAATTGCACCACTGACATGAACATTGAGAGATCTAACAACTCCAAATTGCGGAATTTCGATGCAAGCATCCAAAATATGAATTACATCCACAGGTATACCTTCTTTCTCTCGGCCGAGAACCAGGACctaagaaaacaaacaaataatatattcaaaagtgCACATGAGAATATTAGAAATGAGGCATAACACGTGTCCTAAATATAGGAAAATGTCAGAGATTGATAGAGAAAAATAGCCAATCAGTTAGCAcggaaatatttttttccccTCACCCCGCTAAGTAAAATTTGAGTAAACAGTAACCCATATAGCCGCAATAAGCTTCTCACCCACCAGAAACAAAAATTCCAAAACAACGgtttatgaaataaatgcaTGTGGTTGAATTGTTTTGTGAAAGTGGTATTTATGAATTTGAAGTGCTTTGGAATGTTGATTCTTGATTGGATGATGTTTGTATGATTTGCTAGTTTAATTTGGAACTGAATCTAGTTTGGAATGTTGTTGTTAGATGTTAAATGTTGTCCAATCTGTTATGGTATTGAGGGAGGGTTTTTTACTTGAGTTTTTATGCCTAAAAAGGAGGTTTTAatagatgaatttgagaaacaGGGGTTAGTGTGAGAGAACAACTATTGTAGGACTGTTGAAGTGCAGAAAGGGGGTAGTCCATTGTTGAAAAAATGATGTTATATGGATAAAAAATGATGTGCAGAAAGGGGGTAGTCCATTGTTGAAGTTTTGAGTTGTTTTTGAGTTAAAAAGGGTGTTTTGAGTAGTGAGAATTTAAGGTAAGAGGTGGGGAATGTTTTGGAAAGTTGGGAATTGATTAGGAGACCTATTATGACTTGTCTAGACTGccaaaagaagaaaatctggTGTAGAACTGTTTATGGGCATGTTGGAGAGAGTGATTAGGTGTTTTTGGTCAAAAATGAGGTTTTGTATGGTGAGATTTTGAAACAGCAAGTTTGGGAGTAAACTGGGATGTTGGAGCGAGTTATTTGGTGTATTATGACTTGTACATGATgttggtttgctgatatggaaGTTAGAAAAGGTGGAATTGAGTTTCGGTAGCTTAGGTAAGTGAGATTGGGTTTTGAATGGCATTTTGAGTTAGAGATGTGTTTTCTAAAGTTTCATAGTGTTTAGAAGGTCCTAGGAACTTTTCAAAGTTGTGAGaccgggggggggggggggggggggggggggggggggggggggagttacatggtggtgccctgtgTTGTTGTATGAATATATAGAGCTCTGTACTGGGAGTTTATCCTGACACTCTCAATAACCCCAACTCAAGTAGAGGTGGTTGGTTATGTCGTGGAGAGTAGCAAGAGATCAAGTCTAACGGCTTTATCTTGGTCAAAGACATTtacggactaaccttgtatgGTAGCTTGGGTAGGCCAGCTGTATTACCATTACAAGTGCATAAGCTATGCTAGTTTGACATTTATACTATATCCGGATGAGTCAAGCCTATTGATAGTTAAATGTGTAGTATGTGTGATTCCTTGTATTGAAATTGTACTTCATGTTGatgtattaattgtttttagaaTGTTTCTGTTtactctagcttaccctttcACTTGtgtctttgttgtttgtttcatGTGCTTCTTTCTTTGCTATGATCATCCGGTGGGTGTGAACAGAGGATGATGAGACTTCTCTGCAGCTGGCGTTACATGGAGGAGCTGCTAATGTTTAGTAGCATTAGTTAGTCGtattgtatatagttttgattaGTGATGTtgtaaataaagttataaatttatagttatgaaTATGACGATagataactttatttttcaaccTTTGTCTATTGTTCTCGTTTTATTGATTATGTGATGGatcttatatagttttatattatattttgggatgttacaagaaACATCACATTGGTCATCCAGTGATAATTCCATCAATTTTGTCCTTCAACTACTAATTTGATATCATTAAGAGTCATTTTGAATGCAAAGTGTAGTATGGGAGGaccaattaaatatatattgatgGAGTAATTTGATGCCACGGGTACATCTTTGCACAACTAAAAAGGACTACCCTAGTTATTTCACGTTCATTCAATATTAAGACTACTAGAGAAGATAGTTGTTGTGATTCAATACGACAATAACTGATCTTGAACTTTATGCCAATATAAATTCGTTCTAATATTTAGTGCGGCATTTGCCACCACCCAATTTTTTTTCCACAACTAGTTTATCTCAGAAAGTCACAATTTCATTCAACTACCTCTACATTTATGAAATCTTCACACCAAGTATGCCACAACTTCTACAATTTCCACAATTTCtctttaaatagaataaaagatCTAAAAGGAAATTCCTAAACTACTGTACATACTTTTAATTTCTAAAGATATGGGTCAGGATTCCAAAAATATTCTATTCAGGCCAATCCTCGAAGATTCTAACTCTCAAATTGATAGGCGGATATGATTCATTCCCAACTTAACAACATCTAAAAGTAGCACCATTCCATCCTTTCAACACTACATCTGCATGCTGATTTCCAAACGGCACAATGAAAGTGTCCCATTATCCAAAGGACAAAGTTCCCTTCACCCAGGATGGTAATGATCCTGTCAACAATTCTCTAAACATCCAAAAACATTCCCCTCCTACAAAGACCCCCCCACTAACAACCCAACTAACaactaattttataatctaTTTCCACCTATCAtacacattatatcctatcaccatgcctataaacaaaatttattacaGTAAGATTTAGAATATTTCAATGGATTATCGACAGATATTATCCCTAAAAAGCTTTTGTCCTGATAACATCATTAGAAGAgcaatttatctttaaaatgtaATACAAAAGATCTAATAAAGTTAATTCATAAAGTTACATGCAGAAAGAGAAATTTGCATGCACCAAAAACCAATTCAGAATGCAATTCAACACAAGCAGAAAATGCAAATGCAGACCGGTTAATTTGTTTAACCATGATCGTGTGCTTCATTGGCTCTCAATTAGAAGGTACAACTCAATAACTACAAATTTGGACATTTTGATGAAAATGCACTATTGTACATGGTAAAAGTAAACAGTATCGCAAGGAAGATAAGTCCAAACAGCAGTGTATATACTCCTAC contains:
- the LOC108340705 gene encoding uncharacterized protein LOC108340705 isoform X2; its protein translation is MPTKQVSFCNDKKVVVRVYVEKPRKKRSSSIQHQYQIHGPISMGCGRRAGLLSYSHLLRESARGALSAPSFSKWVTNTNLQPPTQITPSNMKKPTCFGSCTWKLLIPRFLRSCSKAKKKENKKKHMGADFSGNGMRMICCYRS
- the LOC108340705 gene encoding uncharacterized protein LOC108340705 isoform X1; the encoded protein is MPTKQVSFCNDKKVVVRVYVEKPRKKRSSSIQHQYQIHGPISMGCGRRAGLLSYSHLLRESARGALSAPSFSKWVTNTNLQPPTQGRFLVLQITPSNMKKPTCFGSCTWKLLIPRFLRSCSKAKKKENKKKHMGADFSGNGMRMICCYRS